A single region of the Schizosaccharomyces osmophilus chromosome 3, complete sequence genome encodes:
- the rgf1 gene encoding RhoGEF for Rho1, Rgf1 — protein sequence MEYRHPNALDGNEGSRVYEEIFGAPRRRDPIRAVSSPVLSIDASMKKPVNPSNRRIPRKPMPNRTASLQTSIAADPSHEQYSEVSPIKIVDYYDNSPSFINTSNPTSPLNIKGDYGFSPSLPSYDDSTASNAIDKHPGPSTYNRNDSFNSTTPKLASSPEGHSPITSERQNSIASAVVEPELYEESGMTLNAASVVESRSNSMQSSHASFQNPQNPLGSSSVASMNVRQGTDPPSKQPEAGSLYATNRQPSFSSSSPVSPASTMTSGFNFPVTMSPAVESQPSRTSTPAHPSSPSPPYSKPAISRPISSASVPVRGPPASNLRIVPPQQRNPRNHSFDHASIAHLEAMKQKRLHAEATARSYTLSSYKSSDSATISEPSTHPSSPTAFTPSERSSPAGKLKKRRKVYAAILSRVAEELVARVQLNDISKDGLVYSNAFTGDYAVALLMGIIHTSDRTLALLVGRSLDAQKFIHDVTYDHRLRDSHREIYQFQGINYRRLISHDAASPKDRFSRDYNEDYDSGIQNSTSAIEDVRFPNGVFTLLTRCYSPTCAKDHPCYSISCPRRLEQQHRMFAKMRANAEQSSSLTFDDKEQKLWIHSVSKEIANSVSERERKRQEVICEVIYTERDFVKDLEYLRDYWIKPLWASNCIHERKKEKFIRTVFLNALEVQAVNSKLAEALTRRQNYKPIVDNIADVFLEHVPKFEPFIRYGAGQLYGKYEFEKEKSNNPAFAKFVYDVERMKESRKLELNGYLTKPTTRLARYPLLLEAVLKYTEEGNPDKQDIPKVVGIVRGFLSRLNLESGKAENQFNLFHLNQQLVFKPGEHYDLHLLDANRQLIFKGPLKKRSAASSALDSSSDVSMFLFDHALLIVKPKIINKREIFKVYQRPIPLLLLQQYLLDEAGTRIPYSNKSQLAAISKVANGKPPGRLHPFSLQLLGRGGYEITLYASTEVGRDKWLEHIDRQQTLLQHRSQWFETVTVSSDFFVGDNKVNAIGVYDSGRRLLYGTDYGVYVSLRKSNTLLQFKPVRALNMSNVFQLEVIEEFNLLLLLSDKTLYSYPLEMIEADSNQAPKKPRKVCGHTTFFRVGICLGQVLVCAVKSSVLSATIKVFEPVPHLAKGKNMPSFKKLLAVNQDPLRIIKELYIPTESTSVHFLKNKLCVGCTRGFEVVSLDNLETQSLLDPADTSLEFVERKENVKPIAIYRMNGGEFLLCYTQFAFFVNRDGWRSRSTWFVVWEGTPQNFALSYPYILAFEPTFIEVRHVETSELVHVIPGNNIRLLADGRGKLGEGGEIFYACDQRRDNVDTSVVCSLRLTSADANVHVNEALTPSK from the coding sequence ATGGAGTATCGGCATCCCAATGCATTGGATGGAAATGAAGGTTCTCGTGTATACGAGGAAATTTTTGGTGCTCCACGTAGACGGGATCCTATTCGAGCTGTTAGTAGTCCAGTACTAAGCATTGATGCTAGTATGAAGAAACCAGTCAACCCTTCAAATCGAAGGATCCCCCGGAAACCGATGCCGAATCGTACTGCCAGTTTGCAAACTTCCATTGCGGCCGATCCCTCCCACGAACAATACTCCGAGGTTTCTCCTATAAAAATTGTAGATTATTATGATAATTCACCCTCATTTATAAATACTAGTAACCCTACAAGTCCCTTGAATATCAAAGGAGATTATGGGTTTTCTCcttctcttccttcttATGATGATTCAACGGCTTCTAATGCAATCGATAAACACCCTGGCCCTTCTACTTATAACCGGAATGACTCTTTTAACTCCACGACACCAAAGCTTGCTTCGTCTCCTGAAGGACATAGCCCCATTACCTCTGAACGGCAAAACTCAATAGCCAGTGCCGTGGTCGAACCTGAACTGTATGAAGAATCGGGTATGACCTTGAATGCTGCTTCAGTAGTCGAATCTAGAAGCAATAGCATGCAGTCAAGCCACGCTTCCTTTCAGAATCCTCAAAATCCACTCGGGTCTTCTTCAGTTGCTAGCATGAATGTTCGTCAAGGTACGGATCCACCTTCAAAGCAACCGGAAGCTGGCTCTTTGTATGCAACAAATCGTCAACCTTCTTTCTCATCTTCCAGTCCGGTATCACCGGCCTCTACTATGACTTCTGGGTTTAACTTTCCTGTTACGATGTCTCCCGCGGTAGAATCTCAACCGAGCAGAACAAGTACGCCTGCTCATCCTTCTTCTCCGTCGCCGCCCTATTCCAAGCCCGCGATATCAAGACCCATTTCTTCTGCATCAGTTCCCGTCCGCGGTCCTCCGGCAAGTAATCTTAGAATTGTACCTCctcaacaaagaaatcctAGAAATCATTCCTTTGATCATGCTAGTATTGCACACTTGGAGGCTATGAAGCAGAAACGCCTGCATGCTGAGGCTACCGCGCGTTCCTACACTTTAAGTTCGTACAAGTCATCCGATTCGGCAACTATTTCTGAACCTTCAACTCATCCTTCCAGTCCTACTGCATTCACTCCATCTGAAAGGAGCTCCCCTGCTGGAAAGCTTAAGAAAAGGCGTAAAGTATATGCAGCTATACTTTCCCGTGTTGCTGAAGAATTGGTGGCACGAGTACAACTTAATGATATTTCCAAAGATGGCCTTGTTTATTCCAATGCTTTTACGGGAGACTACGCAGTAGCACTTCTTATGGGAATAATTCATACCTCAGATCGTACCTTAGCTTTGCTTGTTGGTAGATCATTAGACGCACAGAAATTTATTCATGATGTTACATATGACCATCGACTTCGTGATTCCCATCGAGAAATTTACCAGTTTCAAGGCATCAATTACCGTCGGCTTATTTCTCATGATGCAGCTTCCCCAAAGGACCGTTTTTCTCGTGATTATAATGAAGATTATGATTCAGGTATACAAAATTCTACCTCAGCCATTGAAGATGTACGGTTTCCCAATGGTGTTTTCACTTTGTTAACTCGCTGTTATTCTCCTACCTGTGCTAAAGATCACCCTTGCTATTCTATTTCTTGTCCACGTCGCTTAGAACAACAGCACCGCATGTTTGCTAAGATGCGTGCTAATGCTGAACAGTCATCATCCTTAACTTTTGATGACAAAGAACAGAAGTTATGGATTCATAGCGTTTCTAAAGAAATTGCGAACAGCGTTAGTGAACGTGAGCGAAAAAGGCAAGAAGTAATTTGCGAGGTTATTTATACTGAGAGAGACTTTGTCAAGGATTTGGAATATTTACGTGATTATTGGATAAAACCTCTTTGGGCTTCGAACTGTATACATGAacggaaaaaagaaaagtttattCGTACTGTTTTTTTGAACGCACTAGAGGTTCAAGCTGTGAACTCCAAACTTGCTGAAGCTTTAACCCGAAGACAAAATTATAAACCTATTGTTGATAACATCGCCGATGTGTTTTTAGAGCATGTGCCAAAATTCGAGCCTTTTATACGTTATGGTGCCGGGCAATTATACGGAAAGTAcgaatttgaaaaggagAAGTCTAACAATCCGGCTTTCGCcaaatttgtttacgatGTTGAGCGAATGAAGGAGTCTCGGAAACTAGAGTTAAACGGATATTTAACAAAACCAACTACTCGATTAGCAAGGTATCCTTTACTTTTGGAGGCCGTATTAAAGTATACTGAAGAGGGAAATCCTGATAAGCAGGATATACCGAAAGTAGTGGGTATTGTCAGGGGATTCCTTTCTCGTCTTAATTTAGAAAGTGGAAAGGCCGAAAACCAGTTTAATCTCTTCCATTTAAATCAACAGCTCGTGTTTAAGCCTGGAGAGCATTATGATTTACATCTTCTAGATGCCAATAGACAGCTTATTTTTAAAGGACCacttaaaaaaaggagtGCAGCTTCTAGTGCTTTGGATTCTAGTTCGGATGTTAGCATGTTTTTGTTCGACCATGCACTGCTAATAGTGAAGCCTAAAATTATTAACAAAAGGGAAATATTCAAAGTCTACCAGAGACCAATACCTTTGTTGCTCTTGCAGCAATATTTACTTGATGAAGCTGGAACACGAATTCCCTATTCTAACAAGAGTCAACTTGCAGCGATCTCGAAAGTTGCAAATGGAAAGCCGCCAGGAAGATTACATCCTTTCAGTTTGCAACTTTTAGGTAGGGGAGGATATGAAATCACTCTTTATGCTTCAACAGAAGTAGGTCGTGATAAATGGTTAGAACATATTGATCGCCAGCAAACTTTGTTGCAACACAGAAGTCAGTGGTTTGAGACTGTAACGGTATCATCCGATTTCTTCGTTGGTGATAACAAAGTCAATGCAATTGGTGTTTATGATAGTGGTCGTCGGTTGCTGTACGGAACTGATTATGGCGTATATGTGTCGCTTCGTAAGTCTAATACTCTTCTTCAGTTTAAGCCTGTCCGAGCTCTCAATATGTCCAATGTATTTCAGTTGGAAGTTATTGAAGAATTCAATTTACTACTTTTGTTATCTGACAAAACATTGTACTCCTATCCATTAGAAATGATAGAGGCAGATTCAAATCAGGCTCCAAAAAAGCCTAGGAAAGTTTGCGGGCATACTACCTTTTTCCGTGTTGGCATATGCCTCGGGCAAGTCTTGGTTTGTGCAGTTAAAAGTTCGGTTTTAAGTGCTACAATTAAAGTCTTCGAACCAGTGCCACATCTCGCTAAAGGAAAGAACATGCCCAGTTTTAAAAAGCTATTGGCAGTAAACCAAGACCCTTTACGAATAATTAAGGAACTTTACATCCCTACAGAGTCAACTTCAGTACATTTCCTTAAGAATAAGCTTTGCGTAGGATGTACAAGAGGTTTTGAGGTTGTTAGTCTTGACAATCTAGAAACTCAATCCCTTCTAGATCCTGCAGATACGTCGCTTGAATTTGTCGAACGCAAGGAAAATGTGAAACCAATTGCTATATATCGCATGAATGGTGGTGAATTTCTGTTATGTTATACTCAATTCGCATTCTTTGTGAATCGAGATGGATGGCGTTCTCGATCTACTTGGTTTGTCGTCTGGGAAGGCACTCCTCAAAACTTTGCTCTTAGTTATCCATATATACTAGCATTTGAGCCTACTTTCATTGAAGTTAGGCATGTGGAAACGTCAGAACTAGTGCATGTTATTCCCGGTAATAATATCAGATTGCTTGCCGATGGACGAGGAAAATTAGGAGAAGGCGGTGAGATTTTCTATGCTTGTGATCAGCGTAGAGATAATGTTGACACAAGTGTCGTCTGTTCCCTTCGACTTACCAGTGCCGATGCAAATGTACATGTAAACGAAGCTTTGACTCCAAGCAAATGA
- the snd1 gene encoding Tudor domain and nuclease, Snd1 gives MSEYVSSMIKYAHSGDSFTILVKNTLKQINEKQFSLAYIDCPRFRKEGDEPFAFEAQEHARRLVVGRPASTCTFNVAPTTKREYGCIRTDDLDLTESLLRAGLAKLRPEAVRRESAHENPYFKGLEEAQSAAQESKLGVWSNLEDAVQTEKAVPADIPKFMKRNQKKKLKGVIENIRDGDQLRVRLLLKPRRHQYINVSLAGVRCPRATHTYGDQPPTEEEPFGNAARQFVETRLLQRNVVIELLGVTPNNTGFIANVLHPAGNIAHVLLSGGLGRVADLHSINLGPEAMQNLRAIERKAKTSNLGIWKNVKLPNVGSLSLRDYSGTVSRVISTDTLEVRRDDGSDARLQLSSIRHPRPSNEKEAPYQFDAREFFRKKTVGKRVNVSLDFVRPAQNGLPEINACTVTLSDGTNLAMLAVENGYASVLRHRADDVDRSPFYDHLIQAEKSAQEAKKGMWSGKKPRYDAIVNASETPLKSRQYLSSLQRNRKLPVVIDNVISGSRFRCFCPKENCFFMFACAGIRTPRTARNAQDKEEPFATESFNLAKSLLQQEVEVEVLSVDNNSCFLGDLIVNRTSNFALNLLTDGLAWCQGYSNQSNVQYNQYHDAEFSSKEKKIGMWHNYAPEVAQKKTEVPSNPATPEPMYLDVALSDIADDGKFSFQVAGPNIQELENLMSELSDHKKTARSLDHYNVGMNVAAISTLDNAIYRGKILRCNRENLNADVLLYDYGSVEQIPFKNLLALPEKFSKLKPQAQLSRLTFVQLPPSNSDYYEDARLVFSELAMNKGLVAKIDGKTDNVASVTLYNPSDGADFSDCINTQLVALGMASVTPKRKLAPFEKDTASLNILQDCQQQARLNHIGMWVYGDPLEYEE, from the coding sequence ATGAGTGAATATGTATCTTCTATGATTAAATACGCTCATAGCGGTGATAGTTTTACTATTTTGGTAAAGAATACcttgaaacaaatcaaCGAAAAGCAGTTTTCTCTTGCTTACATTGACTGCCCTCGTTTTCGGAAAGAAGGTGACGAGCCCTTTGCTTTTGAGGCTCAAGAACATGCACGACGTCTTGTTGTAGGACGCCCTGCTTCAACATGTACGTTCAATGTTGCTCCCACTACCAAGCGTGAATACGGTTGCATCCGTACTGATGATTTGGATCTGACTGAATCTTTATTACGCGCTGGTCTAGCCAAGCTTCGTCCTGAAGCAGTTCGTAGAGAATCCGCTCATGAAAACCCCTATTTCAAAGGTTTAGAGGAAGCTCAAAGCGCTGCTCAAGAAAGCAAACTTGGTGTATGGAGTAATCTAGAAGATGCTGTTCAAACAGAAAAGGCCGTCCCCGCTGATATTCCAAAATTCATGAAACgaaaccaaaagaagaaattgaaaggtGTTATTGAAAATATCCGTGATGGCGATCAATTGCGGGTGCGCCTTCTCTTGAAGCCCAGACGCCATCAGTACATTAATGTTTCACTTGCTGGTGTCCGTTGTCCTCGGGCTACTCATACCTATGGTGACCAACCACCTACCGAAGAAGAGCCTTTTGGCAATGCTGCAAGACAATTTGTCGAAACAAGacttttacaaagaaacGTGGTTATTGAATTGTTGGGTGTGACACCAAACAACACTGGCTTCATCGCGAACGTACTCCATCCCGCAGGAAACATTGCACACGTGCTGCTTTCTGGTGGTCTTGGCCGTGTCGCCGACCTTCATAGCATCAATCTTGGTCCAGAAGCCATGCAGAATTTGCGTGCTATTGAACGTAAAGCGAAGACGAGCAATTTAgggatttggaagaatgtTAAGTTACCCAATGTTGGCTCACTTTCTCTCCGCGACTATTCAGGCACCGTTTCTCGTGTGATATCCACCGATACTCTTGAAGTACGTCGCGATGATGGTTCAGATGCTAGACTCCAACTCAGCAGTATACGCCATCCCAGACCCTCCAACGAGAAAGAAGCTCCTTATCAATTTGATGCCCGTGAATTCTTCCGTAAGAAAACTGTCGGCAAGCGAGTTAATGTTTCTCTTGATTTTGTTCGTCCTGCCCAAAACGGATTACCCGAGATTAATGCTTGCACTGTTACTTTGAGTGATGGAACAAACCTTGCTATGCTGGCCGTTGAAAATGGTTATGCTTCCGTTTTGAGACACAGAGCTGATGATGTTGATCGTTCTCCATTTTATGATCATCTGATTCAAGCCGAAAAAAGTGCTCAAGAAGCTAAGAAAGGCATGTGGTCTGGAAAGAAGCCTCGATACGACGCAATCGTTAACGCTTCAGAAACTCCTTTAAAATCTCGCCAGTACCTTTCATCCCttcaaagaaacagaaagcTTCCTGTAGTTATCGATAACGTTATTAGTGGTTCGCGCTTCCGCTGTTTCTGTCCAAAGGAAAACTGTTTCTTTATGTTTGCTTGTGCTGGAATTCGTACCCCTCGAACTGCTCGTAATGCCCAAGACAAGGAAGAGCCTTTTGCAACTGAATCTTTCAACCTTGCTAAATCATTATTACAACAGGAGGTCGAAGTTGAAGTTCTTTCGGTCGACAATAACTCTTGTTTCTTGGGTGATTTGATTGTCAATCGAACCTCTAATTTTGCTTTAAATTTATTGACCGATGGCTTGGCCTGGTGTCAAGGTTATTCTAACCAATCAAACGTTCAATATAACCAATACCATGATGCTGAATTCtcttcaaaggaaaagaaaattggtATGTGGCATAATTATGCACCTGAAGTAGCCCAGAAAAAGACCGAGGTACCTTCTAATCCTGCTACTCCTGAACCAATGTATTTGGATGTTGCACTTAGTGATATTGCTGATGATGGAAAGTTTTCATTCCAAGTTGCTGGCCCCAACATTCAAGAGTTAGAAAACTTGATGTCCGAGCTCTCCGATCATAAAAAAACCGCTCGATCATTGGATCACTATAATGTAGGAATGAACGTTGCTGCTATTTCTACTCTTGATAATGCAATCTATCGTGGAAAAATTTTGCGTTGTAACAGAGAAAATCTGAATGCTGACGTTTTGTTGTACGACTACGGCAGTGTCGAACAAattcctttcaaaaatttgcTTGCGCTTCCTGAAAAATTCTCAAAGTTGAAGCCCCAAGCTCAACTTTCCCGTCTTACATTTGTCCAGCTTCCCCCTTCTAACTCTGATTATTACGAAGATGCCAGGCTCGTTTTTAGTGAGCTTGCTATGAACAAAGGCCTCGTTGCTAAGATCGATGGAAAGACAGACAATGTTGCTTCTGTAACTCTTTACAACCCCAGTGATGGCGCTGATTTTTCGGACTGTATCAACACCCAGTTGGTTGCCCTTGGTATGGCTAGTGTTACgcctaaaagaaaactagCACCATTTGAGAAAGATACTGCTAGCCTGAACATTTTGCAAGATTGCCAGCAACAAGCACGCCTTAATCATATTGGCATGTGGGTATATGGTGACCCTCTCGAATACGaggaataa